One stretch of Cohnella algarum DNA includes these proteins:
- the speE gene encoding polyamine aminopropyltransferase, giving the protein MSSTELWFTEKQTENFGITAKIKNTYVHEQTDFQELVMVETEEWGNMLLLDGMVMTTVRDEFVYHEMAAHPALFTHPNPESVLVVGGGDGGVIREVLKHPKVKKAVLVDIDGKVIEYSKKYLPTIAGKLDDPRVEVLVNDGFKHIHDHKNEYDVIIADTTEPVGPAVQLFTRGFYQGIYESLKEDGLFVAQTDNPWFKADLIQTVNRDVKEVFPIVRVYGCNIPTYPSGLWTFTMGSKKHDPLNVKPEDIPEIDTKYYTPRLHQAAFVLPKFVEDLTK; this is encoded by the coding sequence ATGTCTTCTACGGAACTGTGGTTTACCGAGAAACAAACCGAAAACTTCGGCATTACGGCCAAAATCAAAAATACTTACGTTCACGAGCAAACCGATTTTCAAGAGCTGGTGATGGTGGAAACGGAAGAGTGGGGCAACATGCTGCTGCTCGACGGGATGGTCATGACGACCGTCCGCGACGAATTCGTCTATCACGAGATGGCCGCGCATCCCGCTCTGTTCACGCACCCGAACCCGGAAAGCGTGCTGGTCGTCGGCGGCGGCGACGGCGGCGTCATCCGCGAGGTGCTGAAGCACCCGAAAGTGAAAAAAGCGGTGCTCGTCGACATCGACGGCAAAGTCATCGAATATTCCAAAAAGTATTTGCCGACGATCGCCGGCAAGCTGGACGATCCGCGCGTCGAAGTGCTCGTGAACGACGGCTTCAAGCATATCCACGACCACAAAAACGAATACGACGTCATCATCGCCGACACGACGGAGCCGGTCGGTCCGGCCGTGCAGCTGTTCACGCGCGGATTTTATCAGGGCATTTACGAATCGCTTAAAGAGGACGGCCTGTTCGTCGCGCAAACGGACAACCCCTGGTTCAAGGCCGACCTGATTCAAACCGTCAACCGCGACGTCAAGGAAGTGTTCCCGATCGTCCGCGTGTACGGGTGCAATATCCCGACGTATCCGAGCGGCCTGTGGACGTTCACGATGGGCAGCAAAAAGCACGACCCGCTGAACGTCAAGCCCGAAGACATTCCCGAAATCGACACCAAATACTACACGCCCCGCCTGCATCAAGCGGCGTTCGTGCTGCCGAAATTCGTGGAAGACCTGACCAAATAA
- the speB gene encoding agmatinase, whose product MKLDPKYSGNVFILSSGDYASSKAVIYGMPMDYTVSFRPGSRFGPGRIREASVGLEEYSPYLDRSLEELDYFDAGDLLLPFGNAARSLDIIGDYVRGVLADGKFPFGMGGEHLVTWPVLQEMHKKYPDLAVIHIDAHADLRESYEGEPLSHSTPIRKAAELMGGRNIYQFGIRSGSREEWAYARENINFYPFEVAAPLREAIPSLAGRPVYVTIDIDVLDPSAAPGTGTAEAGGITSKELLEAVHLIAGSGANVVGADVVEVAPIYDPTEQTPIVAAKLIREMLLGFVK is encoded by the coding sequence ATGAAATTGGACCCAAAATATTCCGGCAACGTCTTCATCCTGAGCTCCGGCGATTATGCCTCCTCCAAAGCGGTCATCTACGGCATGCCGATGGATTATACCGTCTCGTTCCGTCCGGGCTCCCGCTTCGGCCCCGGCCGGATTCGCGAAGCGTCGGTGGGGCTGGAGGAATACAGCCCCTATCTCGACCGCAGCCTGGAGGAGCTCGACTATTTCGACGCGGGCGACCTGCTGCTGCCGTTCGGCAATGCGGCCCGGAGCCTCGACATTATCGGCGACTACGTGCGCGGCGTGCTGGCGGACGGCAAGTTCCCGTTCGGAATGGGCGGCGAGCATCTCGTCACCTGGCCGGTGCTTCAGGAAATGCATAAAAAATATCCGGATCTCGCCGTCATCCACATCGACGCGCACGCCGATTTGCGGGAAAGCTACGAGGGAGAGCCGCTGTCGCACTCCACCCCGATCCGCAAAGCGGCGGAACTGATGGGCGGGCGCAATATTTATCAATTCGGCATCCGTTCGGGCAGCCGGGAAGAGTGGGCGTACGCCCGGGAGAACATCAACTTTTACCCGTTCGAAGTGGCGGCGCCCCTGCGGGAGGCGATCCCGTCGCTTGCCGGCCGTCCGGTCTACGTGACGATCGACATCGACGTGCTCGATCCGTCCGCGGCTCCGGGCACGGGCACGGCGGAAGCGGGAGGCATCACGTCCAAGGAGCTGCTCGAAGCGGTTCATCTTATCGCGGGCTCCGGAGCGAACGTCGTCGGAGCCGACGTGGTCGAGGTCGCCCCGATTTACGATCCGACGGAGCAGACGCCGATCGTTGCGGCCAAGCTGATTCGCGAGATGCTGTTGGGGTTTGTGAAATAA
- a CDS encoding cadherin-like beta sandwich domain-containing protein yields MVCTGWPSVGHAASFTVDSARGKIAAGALHSVALKSDGSVVAWGNNSNGQCNVPSGLTGAVDVVAGNGHNLALKSDGTVAAWGYNGDGQSNVPSGLTGVKAIAAGTLHSLILKSDETVVAWGHNGYGQSNVPSGLTGVAAIAAGYFHSLALKSDGTVVAWGANEPSNVPSGLTGVVAIAAGDFHSLALKSDGTVVAWGDNLYGQSVVPSGLTGVVAIAAGYSHSLALKSDGTVVAWGYNSYGQSNVPAGLTGVVAIAAGSYHSLALKSDGTVVAWGYNNYGQSNVPAGLNLLTQVPVSNDHSFTINQNTTGTGTLTATDADGDPLTYLLVSPPSKGIASVSNSGSYTYTPYWDVTGIDTFQYQVNDGTVSSNVATVTVNILSNNADLSSLTISKGTLSPAFSSDQVNYSVSVLYEVDQLTISPMVEDSTATLKINSASTVSGIGKTVDLNVGSNEILVEVTSQAGTQKTYTVLVTRAPQSSNSDLSNLTISQGTLSPSFSSGTTEYTASVGNEITSLEITPTVADGTATLQVNTADATSGSARMVNLDVGDNEIVVDVTAQNGATKTYKVTVTRAKSSNADLSNLTISQGTLSPSFSSGTTEYTASVGNEITSLEITPTVADGTATLQVNTADATSGSARTVSLNVGDNEILVDVTAQNGATKTYKVTVTRAKSSNADLSNLTISEGTLSPSFSADTTEYTASVGNEITSLEITPTVADGTATLQVNTADATSGSARMVNLDVGDNEIVVDVTAQNGATKTYKVTVTRAKSSNADLSNLTISQGTLSPSFSSGTTEYTASVGNEITSLEITPTVADGTATLQVNTADATSGSARTVSLNVGDNEILVDVTAQNGATKTYKVTVTRAESSNADLSNLTISQGTLSPSFSADKTEYTASVGNEITSLEITPTVADGTATLQVNTADATSGSARMVSLNVGDNEIVVDVTAQNGATKTYKVTVTRAKSSNADLSNLTISEGTLSPSFSADTTEYTASVGNEITSLEITPTVADGTATLQVNTADATSGSARMVNLDVGDNEIVVDVTAQNGATKTYKVTVTRAKSSNADLSNLTISQGTLSPSFSSGTTEYTASVGNEITSLEITPTVADGTATLQVNTADATSGSARTVSLNVGDNEILVDVTAQNGATKTYKVTVTRAESINADLSNLTISQGTLSPSFSADTTEYTASVGNEITSLEITPTVADGTATLQVNTADATSGSARMVSLNVGDNEIVVDVTAQNGATKTYKVTVTRLGLSDEEAVMEAQKALEVGFAEGDSSGAVTKNVILPMGGLNETAISWTSDKPNVIAPDGTVTRPKYSAGDSAVVLTALIAKNGITDTKTFTLTVKATEAQFYTLTVENGTGSGSYEEGVEVAIVADAPPEGKEFDKWIGGDGGVLADATSSSTTFTMPADAATVTATYKIMAPALMPSIELSQTDNHDFGSVIEGYSPRTPFTVLVNNTGTGATGDLTVELGGSDASAFALSKTTIGSIGASGSDNFTVVPNNHLLAGSFSATVAVYGDNVAPQRFTVSFTVTTTPPEIPTAPANVSSVAGDGQVTLNWEAVTGADHYSVYQYEGTAAPTDETDWNLVQASVTSATYTVTNLTNGTSYAFAVKAIGAGGTSGFSAATLSTPTASLPPAPTAPAKLIGVAGDGQVTLNWEAVTGADHYSVYQYEGTAAPTDETDWNLVQASVTSATYTVTNLTNGTSYAFAVKAIGPGGTSGFSEAATATLVATGGNGVVGGGGNSPSHVTSANGAIAIPVGSSGEVGLNDEISIQVPVGAAEQELRITIDDRSVADIPSSTQEAFASSVFEVLKNVAGAFKKPVKLSIKFDPAKVGSDRKASIHYYDEEKKTWREVGGTVDGEWITVEVDHFTKYAVLAIEANNNDDEETVTEPIPSFTDIAGHWGEQSIVRAATLKLVSGYLDGTFKPNAPVTRAEFTVMLASSLKLDGTGVALAFKDEAKIGAWAKQAVALAVQAGIVSGDGGGSFRPEAKITRAEIASMIAKALQISPGANVTTGFGDDEDIPKWAKGSVGAIRQLGIVSGRSGNSFAPNGKASRAEAVVMLLRLLEVSQL; encoded by the coding sequence ATGGTTTGTACGGGTTGGCCGTCCGTCGGGCATGCAGCTTCTTTTACGGTTGATAGTGCACGAGGGAAGATAGCTGCAGGAGCCCTCCATAGCGTGGCTTTGAAATCTGACGGATCTGTGGTGGCTTGGGGAAATAATAGTAATGGTCAGTGTAATGTTCCGTCCGGATTAACAGGAGCAGTGGATGTAGTTGCAGGAAACGGTCATAATCTAGCCTTAAAATCAGACGGAACAGTGGCGGCCTGGGGATATAATGGTGATGGTCAGAGTAATGTCCCGTCCGGATTAACCGGTGTGAAGGCTATAGCTGCAGGAACCCTTCATAGTCTGATCTTAAAATCAGACGAAACAGTGGTCGCCTGGGGACATAATGGTTATGGTCAGAGTAATGTCCCGTCCGGATTAACCGGTGTGGCGGCTATAGCTGCGGGATATTTTCATAGTCTGGCCTTAAAATCAGACGGAACGGTAGTGGCCTGGGGAGCTAATGAACCGAGTAATGTCCCTTCCGGATTAACCGGCGTGGTGGCTATAGCTGCAGGAGACTTTCATAGTCTGGCCTTAAAATCAGACGGAACGGTGGTGGCCTGGGGAGATAACCTATATGGCCAGAGCGTTGTCCCGTCCGGGTTAACCGGCGTGGTGGCTATAGCTGCGGGATATTCTCATAGTCTGGCCTTAAAATCAGACGGAACGGTGGTGGCCTGGGGATATAACAGCTATGGCCAAAGCAATGTCCCGGCCGGATTAACCGGCGTGGTGGCTATAGCTGCAGGCAGCTATCATAGTCTGGCCTTAAAATCAGACGGAACGGTGGTCGCCTGGGGATATAACAACTATGGTCAAAGCAATGTCCCGGCCGGGTTGAATCTGCTGACCCAAGTGCCGGTTAGCAATGATCATTCTTTCACTATTAATCAGAATACCACCGGAACCGGTACTTTAACCGCTACGGATGCCGACGGAGACCCGTTGACTTACTTGCTTGTCAGTCCGCCAAGCAAGGGAATCGCATCCGTGTCCAACTCGGGTTCTTATACCTACACGCCATATTGGGATGTGACCGGAATCGATACGTTTCAGTATCAGGTGAACGATGGAACGGTCAGTTCGAATGTGGCCACCGTAACGGTGAACATTCTATCGAATAACGCGGATTTAAGCAGCCTGACGATTAGCAAAGGTACGCTTAGCCCGGCTTTCTCATCGGACCAAGTAAATTACTCGGTGAGTGTGCTCTATGAGGTAGATCAATTGACCATTTCGCCGATGGTAGAGGATAGCACGGCGACGCTAAAAATTAATTCGGCTTCGACAGTCAGCGGCATTGGCAAGACAGTGGATCTGAATGTGGGGAGTAACGAGATTCTGGTGGAGGTTACCTCCCAGGCCGGGACGCAGAAAACGTATACGGTCTTGGTAACCCGAGCGCCGCAGTCCAGCAACTCGGACCTGAGCAACTTGACGATTAGTCAGGGAACGTTGTCGCCATCGTTCTCGTCCGGTACGACCGAGTACACCGCGAGCGTGGGGAACGAAATAACCAGCTTGGAGATTACGCCGACGGTGGCGGACGGCACGGCGACGTTGCAAGTGAACACGGCGGATGCGACCAGCGGGAGCGCCAGGATGGTAAATCTCGATGTAGGAGACAACGAGATCGTAGTGGACGTTACGGCGCAGAATGGCGCGACGAAGACGTACAAGGTGACGGTAACCCGGGCGAAGTCGAGCAATGCGGACCTGAGCAACTTGACGATTAGTCAGGGAACGTTGTCGCCATCGTTCTCGTCCGGTACGACCGAGTACACTGCGAGCGTGGGGAACGAAATAACCAGCTTGGAGATTACGCCGACGGTGGCGGACGGCACGGCGACGTTGCAAGTGAACACGGCGGATGCGACCAGCGGGAGCGCCAGGACAGTAAGCCTGAACGTTGGGGACAACGAGATCTTGGTGGACGTTACGGCGCAGAATGGCGCGACGAAGACGTACAAGGTGACGGTAACCCGGGCGAAGTCGAGCAATGCGGACCTGAGCAACTTGACGATAAGCGAGGGTACGCTTTCTCCGTCGTTCTCCGCCGACACGACCGAGTACACCGCAAGCGTTGGGAACGAAATAACCAGCTTGGAGATTACGCCGACGGTGGCAGACGGCACGGCGACGTTGCAAGTGAACACGGCGGATGCGACCAGCGGGAGCGCCAGGATGGTAAATCTCGATGTAGGAGACAACGAGATCGTAGTGGACGTTACGGCGCAGAATGGCGCGACGAAGACGTACAAGGTGACGGTAACCCGGGCGAAGTCGAGCAATGCGGACCTGAGCAACTTGACGATTAGTCAGGGAACGTTGTCGCCATCGTTCTCGTCCGGTACGACCGAGTACACTGCGAGCGTGGGGAACGAAATAACCAGCTTGGAGATTACGCCAACGGTGGCGGACGGCACGGCGACGTTGCAAGTGAACACGGCGGATGCGACCAGCGGGAGCGCCAGGACAGTAAGCCTGAACGTTGGGGACAACGAGATCTTGGTGGACGTTACGGCGCAGAATGGCGCGACGAAGACGTACAAGGTGACGGTAACCCGAGCGGAGTCGAGCAACGCCGACTTGAGCAACTTGACGATTAGTCAGGGAACGTTGTCGCCATCGTTCTCCGCCGACAAAACCGAGTACACCGCAAGCGTGGGGAACGAAATAACCAGCTTGGAGATTACGCCGACGGTGGCGGACGGCACGGCGACGTTGCAAGTGAACACGGCGGATGCGACCAGCGGGAGCGCCAGGATGGTAAGCCTGAACGTTGGGGACAACGAGATCGTAGTGGACGTTACGGCGCAGAATGGCGCGACGAAAACGTACAAGGTGACGGTAACCCGGGCGAAGTCGAGCAATGCGGACCTGAGCAACTTGACGATAAGCGAGGGTACGCTTTCTCCGTCGTTCTCCGCCGACACAACCGAGTACACCGCAAGCGTGGGGAACGAAATAACCAGCTTGGAGATTACGCCGACGGTGGCAGACGGCACGGCGACGTTGCAAGTGAACACGGCGGATGCGACCAGCGGGAGCGCCAGGATGGTAAATCTCGATGTAGGAGACAACGAGATCGTAGTGGACGTTACGGCGCAGAATGGCGCGACGAAGACGTACAAGGTGACGGTAACCCGGGCGAAGTCGAGCAATGCGGACCTGAGCAACTTGACGATTAGTCAGGGAACGTTGTCGCCATCGTTCTCGTCCGGTACGACCGAGTACACTGCGAGCGTGGGGAACGAAATAACCAGCTTGGAGATTACGCCGACGGTGGCGGACGGCACGGCGACGTTGCAAGTGAACACGGCGGATGCGACCAGCGGGAGCGCCAGGACAGTAAGCCTGAACGTTGGGGACAACGAGATCTTGGTGGACGTTACGGCGCAGAATGGCGCGACGAAGACGTACAAGGTGACGGTAACCCGAGCGGAGTCGATCAACGCCGACTTGAGCAACTTGACGATTAGTCAGGGAACGTTGTCGCCATCGTTCTCCGCCGACACAACCGAGTACACCGCAAGCGTGGGGAACGAAATAACCAGCTTGGAGATTACGCCGACGGTGGCGGACGGCACGGCGACGTTGCAAGTGAACACGGCGGATGCGACCAGCGGGAGCGCCAGGATGGTAAGCCTGAACGTTGGGGACAACGAGATCGTAGTGGACGTTACGGCGCAGAATGGCGCGACGAAAACGTACAAGGTGACGGTAACCCGGTTAGGACTGTCCGATGAGGAAGCGGTCATGGAAGCCCAAAAGGCCTTGGAAGTCGGCTTTGCGGAGGGTGATAGTTCGGGCGCGGTCACCAAGAACGTGATATTGCCCATGGGCGGCTTAAATGAAACCGCGATTAGCTGGACCTCCGACAAGCCGAATGTGATCGCTCCGGATGGAACCGTGACCCGTCCGAAATATTCTGCTGGCGATTCTGCTGTGGTTCTGACAGCCTTAATTGCCAAGAACGGCATCACGGACACCAAGACATTTACCCTGACGGTGAAGGCGACAGAAGCCCAATTCTATACCCTAACGGTCGAGAACGGAACGGGGAGCGGCAGCTATGAAGAAGGGGTAGAGGTAGCCATTGTGGCGGACGCGCCGCCAGAAGGCAAGGAATTTGACAAGTGGATCGGAGGAGACGGGGGTGTCTTGGCCGACGCTACCAGCAGCAGCACGACATTCACCATGCCGGCAGACGCTGCTACGGTCACGGCTACTTACAAGATAATGGCACCGGCGCTGATGCCTAGCATTGAGTTGAGTCAGACGGATAACCACGACTTTGGCTCCGTCATCGAAGGATACTCGCCTCGGACGCCGTTCACCGTTCTGGTCAACAATACGGGCACCGGGGCGACCGGCGATTTGACAGTTGAGCTAGGCGGAAGCGATGCGAGCGCGTTTGCGTTATCGAAGACGACTATCGGCAGCATCGGAGCTAGCGGCAGCGACAACTTTACGGTCGTTCCGAACAATCACCTGCTTGCGGGAAGCTTTTCGGCGACGGTCGCTGTCTACGGCGATAACGTCGCGCCTCAGAGATTCACCGTCAGCTTTACCGTGACGACGACCCCGCCGGAAATCCCGACAGCCCCGGCGAACGTATCCAGCGTCGCGGGAGACGGACAGGTAACTCTGAATTGGGAAGCCGTAACGGGTGCGGATCATTACTCGGTGTACCAATATGAAGGAACGGCGGCTCCGACGGATGAAACCGATTGGAATCTCGTGCAGGCGAGCGTAACGTCGGCGACGTACACCGTAACGAACTTAACGAACGGGACGAGTTATGCATTCGCGGTTAAAGCGATCGGCGCAGGAGGAACGAGCGGGTTCTCGGCAGCGACGTTGTCGACTCCAACCGCTTCCTTGCCGCCTGCCCCGACAGCCCCCGCGAAATTAATCGGTGTCGCGGGAGACGGACAGGTGACTCTGAATTGGGAAGCCGTAACGGGTGCGGATCATTACTCGGTGTACCAATATGAAGGAACGGCGGCTCCGACGGATGAAACCGATTGGAATCTCGTGCAGGCGAGCGTAACGTCGGCGACGTACACCGTAACGAACTTAACGAACGGGACGAGTTATGCATTCGCGGTTAAAGCGATCGGCCCAGGAGGAACAAGCGGATTCTCCGAAGCGGCAACAGCGACCCTGGTAGCAACGGGCGGCAACGGTGTAGTCGGTGGGGGCGGTAACAGCCCAAGCCATGTGACTTCGGCGAATGGAGCCATCGCCATCCCGGTCGGAAGCTCCGGAGAAGTCGGCCTGAACGACGAAATTTCCATTCAGGTTCCTGTCGGCGCGGCGGAGCAAGAGCTTCGCATCACGATCGACGATCGATCGGTCGCGGATATCCCATCTTCGACGCAGGAAGCATTCGCAAGTTCAGTTTTCGAAGTCTTGAAGAACGTCGCAGGAGCCTTCAAGAAGCCGGTCAAGCTCTCGATCAAGTTCGATCCGGCCAAGGTCGGCAGCGACCGGAAGGCCTCCATTCACTACTACGATGAAGAAAAGAAAACGTGGAGAGAAGTGGGAGGCACGGTTGACGGCGAATGGATCACGGTGGAGGTGGACCATTTCACCAAGTATGCCGTTCTGGCAATCGAAGCGAATAACAACGACGACGAAGAAACGGTTACCGAACCGATCCCATCCTTTACCGATATCGCCGGCCATTGGGGCGAGCAATCGATCGTTCGCGCGGCGACGTTGAAGCTGGTTAGCGGTTACCTCGACGGCACGTTCAAGCCGAATGCCCCGGTAACTCGCGCCGAATTTACCGTTATGCTGGCTAGCTCGCTGAAGCTGGACGGGACAGGCGTAGCTCTTGCCTTCAAAGACGAGGCCAAGATCGGCGCCTGGGCGAAACAAGCGGTAGCTCTCGCCGTGCAAGCGGGTATCGTCAGCGGTGACGGGGGAGGCAGCTTCCGGCCGGAGGCCAAGATCACCCGCGCGGAGATAGCGTCTATGATTGCCAAAGCGTTGCAGATATCCCCCGGCGCGAACGTAACAACCGGCTTCGGCGATGACGAAGACATTCCGAAATGGGCTAAGGGCTCTGTCGGAGCGATCCGCCAACTGGGCATCGTAAGCGGCCGCAGCGGCAATTCGTTTGCCCCGAACGGCAAAGCCTCGCGTGCGGAAGCTGTCGTCATGCTGCTCCGATTGCTGGAAGTTAGTCAACTATAA
- a CDS encoding response regulator, producing MNFLIVDDEPLVLGDLEQALREAVPDCAIYPFATSGKALEQARSVRFDVAFLDIELGSSSGLVLAKELKDIQPDVPIIFVTSYAKYAVDAFRVRATGYLMKPVLQEDILRELTFIYEDSLQAKRKKVQVQTFGGFEVFVNGRPLQFKRAKAKELLACLIDRRGASLTTAEACAILWEDEAGDPAKRDYFRTIVKDLKESLQQENISSVLRKWHGRLSIDPEQLDCDSYRFLDGDPQAVNGYRHDYLPSYSWAEFAVTRFE from the coding sequence ATGAATTTCTTAATCGTGGATGACGAGCCGCTGGTTCTTGGGGATCTCGAGCAAGCGCTGAGGGAAGCGGTGCCGGATTGCGCCATTTATCCGTTTGCCACATCGGGCAAGGCGCTGGAGCAAGCGCGGTCCGTTCGGTTCGACGTGGCGTTTCTGGACATCGAGCTGGGCAGCTCCAGCGGGCTTGTACTTGCCAAGGAGTTAAAAGATATTCAGCCGGACGTTCCTATCATCTTCGTGACCAGCTATGCCAAATACGCGGTAGACGCCTTCCGGGTTCGGGCCACCGGATACCTGATGAAGCCTGTGCTCCAAGAGGACATTTTACGAGAGTTGACTTTTATTTACGAGGACTCGCTTCAAGCCAAAAGGAAAAAGGTGCAGGTGCAGACCTTCGGCGGCTTCGAGGTATTCGTGAACGGCAGGCCGCTCCAATTCAAGCGCGCCAAGGCCAAGGAGCTGCTCGCCTGCCTGATCGACCGGAGGGGGGCCAGCCTGACGACGGCGGAAGCCTGCGCGATTCTCTGGGAGGACGAGGCGGGCGATCCGGCGAAGCGCGATTACTTCCGAACCATCGTCAAGGACTTGAAGGAATCCTTGCAGCAGGAGAATATCTCGTCTGTTTTACGCAAGTGGCATGGGCGCCTCTCCATCGATCCCGAGCAATTGGACTGCGACAGCTACCGGTTCCTGGATGGAGATCCGCAGGCGGTCAACGGCTATCGCCACGATTATTTGCCTAGCTATAGCTGGGCGGAATTTGCCGTCACCAGGTTTGAATAG